In Micromonospora cremea, the genomic window TCTGGAAGCCATGGACGCGCGGCTCGGCGACGCCATCATCGGGCGGGATCATCCCGCAGGTCTGCTGCGCGCTGAGCTGGACCGGGCCGCCACCAGCCACGGCGGTCTCGTCCTGGTCACCGGCGAGCCGGGCATCGGCAAAACGACATTGGTCACGGCGGCAGCTCGGGAGGCCCGGCAGCGCGGGGCACTCGTGCTGGGTGCCGCCTGCTGGGATTCCGACAGCGCCCCCGGCTACTGGCCCTGGGTGCAGGTACTGCGCGGCCTACAACGCTCCGCCGACGACTGGTCGGTGGCGCGTCCGACCGCGGAGCCGGCGCTCGCGGCCCTGCTCGGCGAGGCCGGCACCGGTGCTGAGCAGGCCGGCCGGACCACCAACTGGGCCGGTGTCGACACGGGCGGCGACATCGCCGACCGCGAGGCGTTCGCCCTGTACGACGCGGTGACCGCCGCGCTGGTCGCGGTCTCCCAGCACCGGCCGGTCGTGGTCGTCCTCGACGACCTGCACTGGGCCGACCCGGCCTCGCTGCGGCTGCTCGCGTTCGCCGCCCAGCACACCTGGTTCGAACGGCTGCTGCTGATCGGCACCTACCGCGACGCGGAGGTCGAGTCGGGCGAGCACCCGTTGCGCCCGCTGCTGATGCCGCTGGTCACCAAGGCGACCACGGTCACCCTCACCGGCCTGTCCCGGGACGAGGTGGCCGCGCTGATGGCGCGTACCGCCGGGCGGGAGCCCGACACTGGCCTGGTCGACGAGGTGCACCGGCGCACCGGGGGCAACCCGTTCTTCATCGAGCAGACCGCCCGGCTGTGGCGCGCCGACGGCGCGGGCGGCACGATCGCACCCGGCGTACGGGAGGCGGTGCGGCGCCGGTTGGCCCAGTTGCCCGCGCCGGTGGTCGAGGCGCTCACTGTCGCCGCCGTGCTGGGCCGGGAGTTCCACCGTCGGGTCCTGGCGGCCAGCGCGGCTGCCCCGGCGGCGCAGGTCGACCGGCTGCTGGACCGGGCGGTGACCGCCCGGCTGGTCGTCAGCCGCGGCGGCGGCCGGTTCGCCTTCGCCCACGACCTGGTCCGGGAGACGCTCTACGACGGGCTCAGCGACGAGGACCGGCGGGCCCGGCACGCCGCGGTCATCCGGGCCGTCAACCCACCGGCGGAGCTCAGCGACCTGCTGATCCCGGCCGACCTGGCCCGCCACGCCTACCTGGCGGGCCCCGCGCTCGACCGGGCCCGGGTCACCGAACTGCTGGTCGCCGCGGGGCGGGACGCGTTCGCCCGGCTCGCCACCGACGAGGCGGGGGTGCACTTTCACCGGGCACTGGAGGTCGTCGAGGACCCGGCGCAGCGGGTGCGGATCCTCGTCGAGTTCGGTGAGGTGCGCTACCACCACGCCGGCCGGGAGGAGGCGGGGCAACTTCTGGCCGAGGCCGCGACGCTGGCCCGTACGCTCGACGACCCTGTGCTGCTGGCCCGCGTCGCGCTCACCGTCCACCGCTCCCGCCAGGTGGAGACCAGGCGCTCGGTGAAGGCGGCGGAGCTGGTGCGGGAGGCGTACCGGCGGCTCATCGGCGAGCCGGACGGCACCGCGTCGGTCGGCACGTTGATCGCCGACCTGATCACCGCCACCGAGACGATCGCCCGCCGGGGCCGGGACGACGAGACGCTCACCTTCAGCCTGTGGGCCCGCCACGACACCACCTGGGGGCTGGGCACCGCAGCGGCCCGGGCGGCACTCACCTCCGAGATCCGGGACGTGGCCCGCCGCACCGGCGACCGGGAGACCGAGCTGTGGGCCACCTCGCTGCGCTGGGTGGCACTGCTGGAACTGGGCGACCCCCATTTCGTCGAGGAGTTCACCTCCTTCGTCACCGGCGGCGGCCAGGACGACCTCGCCCGACACCGGATGGCCGCAGCCATCGACAGCGGAATCATCGCGGCATTTCGGGGTGACTTCGCCGAGGCCGACGAGCGGTTCACCATCCTCACCGACCTCGCCGACCCGGGGCACGCCGAATTCGCGTTCATGGGTCATCACGTGCGCTGGTCCCGGCTGCTGCTACAGGGCCGGTTCGACGAGATCGACGCACTGCTGGACGGGTTGGCCCCGACCGACTACCCCTACCGGGAGCTGCTGCGGGCGATCACCGCGGCCGAGCGCGGCGACGACGAGACGACGGTCCGGCTGACCGCCGGCATCGAAGCCGCCGACATCAGGTACCCACGTCCGGTGTCGCCGCTCTGGCTGCGGCTGCGCGCGCAGGCCGCCGCCACGGCCCGCGACCCGCAGCGCTGCGACGACGCGCGCGCCGCACTCGCCCCGCACCGTGGAGAGTGGACGGTAGGGCTCTTCGGCTGCGACATCAGCGGTCCCGTCGACCACTGGCTGGCCGTCGTCGACGCCGCTCAGGAGCGCTGGGACGACGCCATCGCCGGCTTCGCGGCGGCCCGCGACGCCGCCGACCGGATGGGCTCCCGGCCCTGGTCGCTCATCGCCCGCGTCGGGCTGGCGACCGCCCTGGCCGGCCGTGGCCAGCCGGGCGACGCCGAGACGCTGGCCGCGCTGAGGGCCACCACCGCCCGGGAGGCCACCGCCCTCGGCATGGCCCAGGTGCTCGACCGACTCGCCGACCCGGCACCCACCGCCGCCGTCGGGCCGGGTCGGGCCACCGAGCCAGGTCAGGCCGTCGGGCTGCGCCAGGCCGTGTCGGCCGGAGCGCCGGTCGAGGCGTACGAGTTCCGCCGCGACGGGCTGGTCTGGCAGCTCGCCTACGCCGGCGCTGTCGTACACCTGCCTGACGCCAAGGGGCTGCACGACCTGCACCTGCTGCTGAGCCGGCCGGGCAGTGACGTCCCGGCGGTCGAGCTGCTCGACCCGGCCGCCGGGCCGGAGCTGGTCGCCGCCCGCCGGATGGGCGGCGATCCGGTTCTCGACGACGAGGCGAAGGCCCGCTACCGGCGGCACCTGGCGCGCCTCGACGAGGAGATCGACCGGGCGGCCGCGCGCAGCGACGACCGGAAGGTTGCCGCACTGGACGTGGAACGCGGTGCGCTGCTCGACGAGTTGCGCGCCGCGGCCGGGCTGGCCGGTCGGAGCCGCCGGCTGGGCGACGAGGCCGAGCGGGCCCGCAAGACGGTCACCGCGCGGATCCGGGACACGCTGCGCAAGCTCGACGAGCGGCATCCGGCGCTCGCCAGCCACCTGCGCGAGTCGGTCTCGACCGGGAGCACCTGCCGTTATCTGCCGCCCGAGCCGCTGCTGTGGCGGCTATGAAGACCAGCGCGCAAACGACGGACGGGCGCCGCCACATCATTGGCGACGCCCGTCCGGTGCAGCAGGTTCAGCGGCGGTTGTAGCGGTACATGGTCAGCGTGCCGAAGACGACCACGAACCCGGCACTCCACACCAGCAACCACATCGTGCTGGACGCGTCCGACGACCCGGCCATCGCGGCGCGGACCGCGGCCACCAGTTGCGTCACCGGGTTGACGTTCACGAACGCCTGGAGCCAGCCGGGCATGGTGCTCGGCTCGACGAAGACGTTGCTCAGGAACGTCAGCGGGAACAGCACCATCATGCTGACGCCCATCACCGACTTCTCGCTTCGCAGGATCAGCCCGAAGAACGTCCACACCCAGGAGAACGCGAACGAGAAGATCACCAGCAGCCCGATCCCGAGGGCGACGCCGCCCACCCCGCCATCGGGCCGGAACCCGAGCGCCAGCCCGACACCGAGGATCACCAGCGCGGCCAGGATGTAGCGCAGCACGTCGCCGAAGATCATGCCGACCAGGGCGGCCGGCCGCCAGACCGGCAACGTCCGGAAGCGGTCGAAGATGCCCTTCTCGATGTCGGTGTTCAGGCCGACGCCGGTGTACATGGTGATCATCACGACGCTGGTCACCATGATGCCGGGCAGGAAGAACTGCAGGTAATCGCGCGGGCTGTCGGCGAGGGCGCCACCGAACAGGTACGTGAACATCAGCACCATGATGATCGGGAACGCGGTCACGTCGAAGAGCTGCTCCGGCACGTGCTTGATCTTCAACATGGCCCGCCAGCCGAACGTCAACGACGCACCCAGCGCGCTCGGCCGGGGCGGTCGGGCACCGGGCGCGAGCACCGTCGCCAGCGCCTCGGCGGACGGGACGTAGACCGACGGCGCCCGTTCGGTCGTGGTGGTGGTGGCGTTGCTCATCGGGCTGCCTCCAACTGGTCGTCCCGCTCGTCGGCGGGCACGGCGGGGTGGTCGGTCAGGGCCAGGAAAACCTCGTCGAGGCTCGGCTGGCCGAGGGAGAAGTCGTCGACGACGATCCCGGCGCGGGCCAGGTCGCCGAGCGCACGGGCGGCCTGCGCGCTGGCGTCGAGGTCACTGCCGGCCTCGCCGACGCGGGCGAGCAACGCGACCGGGTCGGCTTCGAGCTGCACCGGTACGCCGAGTGCCGCCTGCAGCACCTTCTCCGCCTCCGGCCGCTGCGCGGCGTCGCGCAGTCGCAGGTGGACGGTGCCGGACCCGACCGACGACTTCAGCTCGCCCGGGGTGCCCTCCGCGATCACCCGGCCGTGGTCGACGACCGCGATCCGCCCGGCGAGCTGGTCGGCCTCGTCCAGGTACTGCGTGGTCAGCAGCACCGTCGTGCCGTGTGCCACCACGGCCCGGACGATCTCCCACACCTGATTGCGGCTGCGCGGGTCCAGGCCGGTCGTCGGTTCGTCGAGGAAGAGCAGGTCCGGGGTGTTGAGGATGCTGGCGGCGATGTCGATGCGCCGCCGCATCCCACCGGAGTACTTCTTCACCTGGCGGTCGCTCGCGTCGGTCAGACCGAACGCGGCGAGCAGGGCCGCCGCGCGCTCGCGGGCGGCCGGCTTGCGCAGGCCGAGCAGGCGGGCGAGGAGCACCAGGTTCTCCGTGCCGGTCAGGTCCTCGTCGACCGAGGCGTACTGGCCGGTGAGGCTGACCCGGCCGCGGACCGCGTCGGCCTCGGTCACGACGTCGTGCCCGAAGACCCGTGCCGTGCCGCCGTCGGGCCGCAGCAGCGTCGCGAGCACCCGCACGGCGGTGGTCTTGCCCGCCCCGTTCGGCCCGAGCAGGCCGTAGACGGTGCCGGCGGGCACCTGAAGGTCGATGCCGGCCAGCGCCCGGGTGTCCCCGAACGAGCGGGTGAGCCCCTCGGCCTCGATGGCCAGGCCGGTGGTGCGTCTACTCATGATCCTTACCTTTCGTCGGACGTGTTCAGGAGGCGTCGTGTTCAGGAGGCGTACGGCCGGGCGG contains:
- a CDS encoding ATP-binding protein, which encodes MDARLGDAIIGRDHPAGLLRAELDRAATSHGGLVLVTGEPGIGKTTLVTAAAREARQRGALVLGAACWDSDSAPGYWPWVQVLRGLQRSADDWSVARPTAEPALAALLGEAGTGAEQAGRTTNWAGVDTGGDIADREAFALYDAVTAALVAVSQHRPVVVVLDDLHWADPASLRLLAFAAQHTWFERLLLIGTYRDAEVESGEHPLRPLLMPLVTKATTVTLTGLSRDEVAALMARTAGREPDTGLVDEVHRRTGGNPFFIEQTARLWRADGAGGTIAPGVREAVRRRLAQLPAPVVEALTVAAVLGREFHRRVLAASAAAPAAQVDRLLDRAVTARLVVSRGGGRFAFAHDLVRETLYDGLSDEDRRARHAAVIRAVNPPAELSDLLIPADLARHAYLAGPALDRARVTELLVAAGRDAFARLATDEAGVHFHRALEVVEDPAQRVRILVEFGEVRYHHAGREEAGQLLAEAATLARTLDDPVLLARVALTVHRSRQVETRRSVKAAELVREAYRRLIGEPDGTASVGTLIADLITATETIARRGRDDETLTFSLWARHDTTWGLGTAAARAALTSEIRDVARRTGDRETELWATSLRWVALLELGDPHFVEEFTSFVTGGGQDDLARHRMAAAIDSGIIAAFRGDFAEADERFTILTDLADPGHAEFAFMGHHVRWSRLLLQGRFDEIDALLDGLAPTDYPYRELLRAITAAERGDDETTVRLTAGIEAADIRYPRPVSPLWLRLRAQAAATARDPQRCDDARAALAPHRGEWTVGLFGCDISGPVDHWLAVVDAAQERWDDAIAGFAAARDAADRMGSRPWSLIARVGLATALAGRGQPGDAETLAALRATTAREATALGMAQVLDRLADPAPTAAVGPGRATEPGQAVGLRQAVSAGAPVEAYEFRRDGLVWQLAYAGAVVHLPDAKGLHDLHLLLSRPGSDVPAVELLDPAAGPELVAARRMGGDPVLDDEAKARYRRHLARLDEEIDRAAARSDDRKVAALDVERGALLDELRAAAGLAGRSRRLGDEAERARKTVTARIRDTLRKLDERHPALASHLRESVSTGSTCRYLPPEPLLWRL
- a CDS encoding ABC transporter permease, whose product is MSNATTTTTERAPSVYVPSAEALATVLAPGARPPRPSALGASLTFGWRAMLKIKHVPEQLFDVTAFPIIMVLMFTYLFGGALADSPRDYLQFFLPGIMVTSVVMITMYTGVGLNTDIEKGIFDRFRTLPVWRPAALVGMIFGDVLRYILAALVILGVGLALGFRPDGGVGGVALGIGLLVIFSFAFSWVWTFFGLILRSEKSVMGVSMMVLFPLTFLSNVFVEPSTMPGWLQAFVNVNPVTQLVAAVRAAMAGSSDASSTMWLLVWSAGFVVVFGTLTMYRYNRR
- a CDS encoding ATP-binding cassette domain-containing protein is translated as MSRRTTGLAIEAEGLTRSFGDTRALAGIDLQVPAGTVYGLLGPNGAGKTTAVRVLATLLRPDGGTARVFGHDVVTEADAVRGRVSLTGQYASVDEDLTGTENLVLLARLLGLRKPAARERAAALLAAFGLTDASDRQVKKYSGGMRRRIDIAASILNTPDLLFLDEPTTGLDPRSRNQVWEIVRAVVAHGTTVLLTTQYLDEADQLAGRIAVVDHGRVIAEGTPGELKSSVGSGTVHLRLRDAAQRPEAEKVLQAALGVPVQLEADPVALLARVGEAGSDLDASAQAARALGDLARAGIVVDDFSLGQPSLDEVFLALTDHPAVPADERDDQLEAAR